The genomic DNA CGAGATACCCACTTCTTTTCCAATCGTCGTTGCAACCGATTGATTGTCCCCTGTGACCATATAAACTGCCAATCCTTGGGCTTGTAATCGTTGGATTGCTGATCGCGCATGTTCTTTGATCTGGTCAGCCACAGCGATCATACCCAATACTTGTCTATCATCTGCAAGAAACATTACGGTTTTTCCTTGTCCTTCTAATTGTAACGCTTGTTCTTGATACGCTTCAAATGAAACGTTCATCTCGACTAGTCGTTTTCTCGTACCAATAAAATAAGATGTTCCGTTGATTTCTCCACTGATCCCAGCACCCGGATGTGCTTTTGCTTGAAGCACAGGCAAAGTCGTGATCGACTGTTCTTTTCCATAAGTCACAATGGCTTTGCCTAAAGGATGCTCTGAACCTTGCTCTAATGTGGTGGAGATCGTTAACACTTCTTCGTCACCGATAACGTCTGTGACCACTGGTTTCCCTTGTGTGATCGTACCAGTTTTATCTAAAAGAATCGTGTCTAGATGTGTCGCAGCTTCTAATGCCTCGCCGCCTTTGATCAAAATACCCTTTCGTGCGCCTAAGCCTGTACCAACCATGATAGCAGTTGGCGTCGCTAGTCCTAACGCACAAGGACAAGCGATGACTAACACTGAAACACTATGGATCACTGCCAGTTCCCAGTTGCCACTGATTAGTCCTGTGGCTATTAAGGTAACGAAGGCAATGACTAACACGATAGGTACAAAAATGCCAGAAATCTTATCAGCAATTTTTTGGATCGGTGCTTTGCTTCCTTGGGCATCTTCCACCATTTGGATGATTTGTGAGAGGACGGTTCCTTTTCCTACTTGCGTCACCGTCATTTCAAGAATCCCTGTGGAATTGATGGTGCCACCGAAGAGTAGATCACCCGTTTTTTTCTCAACTGGCACACTTTCTCCAGTCAGCATTCCTTCATCGATCGCACTATCCCCTTTGATGACTTTCCCATCTGTTGGGATTTGTTCTCCCGGTCGGACGAGTAAAATATCCCCAATCGCTACTTCCTCGATTGGTATGGTCTTTTCTTCGCCATTTTTTATGACCTGTGCTGTTTTTTTCTGAAGAGACATCAACTGCTTGATGGCATCGCCGGTTTTACTTTTGGCTGTGTGTTCCAAATATTTTCCTAACAAAATCAGCGTGATGATCATATTGCTACTTTCAAAATATAAGTCCGATGAATGTGTACTGAAAAAACCATTGTATACACTAAGCGCAAATGCAGCGGTCGTACCGATTGCCACTAACACATCCATATTGGGTGCGTTTGTTTTGATGGCATGATACGCTCCTTCATAAAAGCGCCAACCAATATAAAACTGGACAGGGATTGCTAAAATCAGTTGGACCCATGGATCATGGAAAAAATGGACAAGCGTTCCATGAAAACCTAACATCATTGCAATCATCGCGATCATCATAGGAAGCGCCAAGAGAGCACCTATGATGACATCTCGCTTCATTTTTGTTAAATAAGTTTGCTTTTCTTCTGCAATTTTTTGCTTATGGGCCTCATCATATAAAATCGCACCATAACCAATGGTTTCAACACTTTGGATCAGTTCTTCGATCGATACTTCCTGATAATTGATCGTCGCTTTTTCTGTTGCCAGATTAACAGTCGCAGATAATACACCGGGCTGTTCATTCAACTCTTTTTCGATTCGTGCAGCACAATTGGCACAAGTCATTCCAGTAATCACCAGTGTGTCTTTTTTAGCTGGATGCTCCATTTAAATCACCTCTGCTTGATAGCCTAAATCATTGATTGCTTGACATACGGTTGATGGTTGGATCACTGTTTCATCTAATGACACAGTTCCGATCTCTTTTTTTAAGTTGACATTGATTTTTTTTACACCCGGTAGCGCATTGACCGTTTCTTCCACTCTTGCAACGCAATGTTTACAGCTCATTCCTTTGATCGTTACTTTTGTTTTCATCGCTGGTTTCCTCCTAGTTGTTTTGATGGCAATGACATTGTCCTGGAATGCAATTGCACTGGATATTTGTTACTGGCTCTTTTTTCTTTAGTTCTGCCATGATTTGGTCAATATCTGATTGTGTTAAAGTTGCTTCTGAGACAAGATCTGCAATCGTCTCGCCGATTTTCTTCGCGCAAATATGTGAGAATAAATTCTCTGCGGCACTTTGCACAGTATCTGTTTCAGAAACCGCTGGATGATAAATAAATTTTTTCCCTTCTTGTTCTGTCCAAATCGCTTCTTTTTTGACAAGTCGTCCTAATAACGTTTTGACTGTTGCTGCTTTCCAGCCCATTGATTCAGAAAGGATCTGTGTGATTTCCTGAGCTGTGGTGTCTCCTAATGTCCAGATGACACGCATGATCTCCCACTCTGAATCACTGATTTTGATTGGCTTTTTCACTTCTTCCATATGTATCACTCTCCTTTTCGTTTACAAACGTAAACTTAATTTCTAAATACAGATTACACTTGTAAACGAAACGTGTCAACTACTTTTACTTCGCCATTGCTCTAGAAATTTTTTTTGCTGTCGTGAACCATTCAAAATGACTAATTTCTCTTCTGCTCCTTGTTCATAGATTTTTTTGATCGCTAAGGGTTCCCTCTCGTTCTTGAAACGCCAAACAAAAAGTAAAAAGTCCAAATATTCTTTGTCGAATTTTTCTATAAATTCTTCTGGAACATCTGGACGGGTACTTTTATCTACTTTTCGTTTGAGCGAACGCTTGATCACACGATACATCGCTCGGTATCTCGGCAAGCGAAGCATTAGGATCAAGTCAGCTTGTTCAATTCGATCTTTTGCAATCGATAGATAATTTCCTTCGATGATCCAATCCTTGTTCTCCGCCATAAATTTTTCCTGTTCTTTTAACAACCATTGTTTGGCTGCTTTTCCATAGTCCGTTGCTAGCCACAATCGATCGAGAGCTAAAAGAGGGCTTCCTGTCGTTGCTTGTAAGCTTCTTGCAAGTGTGGACTTACCTGCACCCGACTGTCCAATAATCATTATTTTCATTTTGTCCTCCTTCGAATGGTCATCTTTTTATTTTACCTCTTATTCTTAATAACGTAAAAAAAGACCGAACCAATCGTTGGACTGATTCGGTCAAATCTTATTTTAAAGTTGAGAAACTGGTTCTTTCAATGGATTTTTCTTATTATCACGACGTGCGATCGCTGGTAAGATCATACCTAGTAAAATCAAAATGATCGGTGTGACGATATTTGAGATCAATTGGAACCACCAAGCTTTTGGATCAGCAGCGTATTCCACTTTTGGTACCATTCCCAAAACACATGCAAACGCAGTGAAAGCAAAACACCAAGCACCAAAGATGAATCCAACTTTAGGATTTTTCACGAACTTATATTCCGACGTGAATTTTTTGTATGCTTTGTTCAACATCATGTAGGCTAGGAATACCCATAAGTAACGCATTGGCATAACGACTGAATTTAAGTTCGTCAACCATTTAACTAATTCATTCATATCTTTGATACCAATAATCGGTAATAGGATGATGATACCGACTAAGATACCAGTTAACATGTAACCATTGACCAACGTTCCTTTACGGTTACGTTTACGTAACCAACTTGGCACAAATTCTGGATCTGCATCGGCTAACAAGATCTTCAATGGCGCATCAATAGAAAATGCCAAGGCAGAAATTTGACCAACCATATTCGTCAATGCATAGATGATCATCAATGCATTGCCAATACCATAATAGTTACCTAAGATTTGGAAGGCACTGTACGCACCGTTTGCCATTAAATCTTTAGGAATATTGTCACTTGCAAATAACATACCCATTGCTACAGAACCTAAAACAGCACAGATACCGACCATCGCTGCCAAAAAGATCATCCCTTTTGGAAATTCTTTTGCCGGGTTACGTGTAGAATTAACATAAGGAGAGATTTTCTCAGCGCCTCCTACAGCAAAGACTAACATTGAAACAGTCGTAAAGTAACTAAAGTCAAACTTAGGAATATACGTTTTGACTTGGTTCATATTTGCTGTCGCAAATTCCATCGTTGGATTGATGAATGGCGCAGTAACAGCAAGTAAAATGAATAATAATGACATGACGAACATCGCTGTACCTGCTAAACCACCGATAACTTTCAACGTTGATAAGCCTTTTGTTGATAGATACAAGAAAGCTAAGAAAATGATCAAGGAGATCACTGCGACCATTTGGACAGACATCGTATTGACGATATCGCCATTTCCTTGAACTGCCCAGCCAGCTGCAATCAAAATCGCTTGTGGTTTTTGTGCTAAGTATGGAATGTGCACGACCCAGTATGTCCAGGCAGCATAATAAGCTAAGCGTTTATTCGAAGTAGTATTTTCTACCCAAGAACTAACGCCCCCTTTACTATCTTTGAATGCTGATCCTAATTGACCGACGATCAGTGCATAGGGGATAAAATAAATAGCCAGGATCAATAACCATGAAGTGATTACTGAGATTCCTTGTTGCGCGTAGTTATTGACGACATTCCCCATACCCCAGACCATGTTGAATGCAATCAACGCTACTGTAAACCAGCGCAGTTGTTTTTCGTTCATCTGATTTCTCCTTTATAAATATTTAATAATTATTCATTGACTATCATATTCAATTTTCATAATGTTTACAACACTTCGTTATTTTATTTGTGGATTATTTTAGGTAAAACACATTGTTTTTACATTTATTTTTCATTTTATCCTCTAACACCTAATCTAAAGGCTCACAAACATGAATTATTTTCTAACTATTTTGGAATTTTCAGAACAATTAAAATCTTCCAGTTATTTTAATCACAGAAAAACCACAGTCCTCAAATAAATGATTTCTGTGGTTTAACGGTGCTTTTTTGACTGTTTATTTGACTTTTTTGACAGATAGCCCACGCATGGCGTTTAAAACTGCTATCAGGGTCACACCGACATCGGCAAAGACTGCATTTCCCATAGAAGCAAAGCCAATAGCTCCGAGAACCAATACGATCACTTTTACTCCAATAGCAAACGCAATATTTTGCTTGACGATTTTCAACGTTTTTCTTGAAATTTGAATCGCCTCCGCAAGTTTTGATGGCTCATCGTTCATGATGACGACATCGGCTGCTTCAATGGCTGCATCACTGCCTAAACCACCCATGGCGATTCCCACATCTGCTCGAGCTAATACCGGTGCATCATTGATCCCATCACCGACAAAGGCAGTTTTCTGAGTCGTTTCGTTCATCAAAGCTTCTAATTTTTCTACCTTATCTTCTGGAAGCAGTTCACTATAGACTGCATCAACCCTTACCTCTTTTGCGACTTGTTCCGCAATCGTTTTAGCATCACCTGTCAACATCACTGTCTTTTTGACGCCGACTTTTTTCAATGTCTCGATAGCAAATGTTGCATCTGCTTTGATCGTATCCGCGATAACTAAATAGCCCATGAGCTGACTGTCGATCGCTAAATAGATCATTGTTCCTATTTCATGATTCTCTGGTTGCTCGACTCCATAGCGAGCCAATAATTTTTGATTTCCGACAAGTACCTCTTGTCCCTTGACCTGTGCGTTGATTCCTTCACCAGCGATTTCTACAGGTTCTTCAATTTCATATAACGGGCCACTGTAGGTATCCATGACCGCCTTGGCGATTGGATGTGTCGATAGATTTTCTAGACTCGCCACATATTTCATAAACGCTTTCTCGTCAATGGTAGAAACAACTTTTTGTACGGCAAAATCACCCTTAGTCAGGGTACCTGTTTTGTCAAATACCACTGTTTCTGTACGAGCTAAAAGTTCTAGATAATTTCCACCTTTTACAAGTATCCCCCGTTTACTAGCCCCACCGATTCCTCCGAAAAAGCTAAGTGGAACAGAAATGACCAATGCACATGGACAAGAGATCACTAGAAATGTCAATGCTCGATAAATCCATTCAGAAAAATCTCCTTCAAAAAGTAAGGGTGGGACAGTTGCTAAAAGAACAGCTAAAGCAACAACGATCGGCGTATAGTAACGAGCAAACTTAGTGATGAATTTTTCAGCTGGTGCCTTTTTACTGCTTGCTGTCTCCACTAGTTCTAATAATTTGCTGATGGTCGAATTTTCATAGTTCTTTTTTACTTCGATGGTTAAAGGATGGGTCTTATTGATAAAACCACTTAATACATTTTCACCACTCATCACTTCTTTAGGCAATGATTCTCCTGTTAATGCAGATGTATCTACGAGGGATTGTCCCTTCAAAATCGTTCCGTCCAAAGGAATTCTTTCACCTGGTTTGACCATGACCGACTCACCGATCCGCACTTCTTCTGGTTGCTTATTTACCAAGCCGGTTTCAGTGATCACATGAGCAACTTCCGGTCGGATCGCCATCAACTCACGAATTGACCGACGAGACTGATCGACCGCAAAATGTTGGAAATACTCACCGATTTGATAAAACAACATGACAGCAACTGCTTCTGGATATTCACCGATCATCATCGCACCGATCGTTGCAATCGACATCAAAAAGTTTTCATCAAACACTTGTCCTTTACGAATATTGACGAACGCTTGCTTGATAACATCAAAGCCAATGAGAACAAAAATGGCCAAAAAAGTAATGAAACGAATTGGCTCAGCAGGCTTCCATAAAAACAATAAAAGCAAGCTAAGTGACGCTATGGCGATACGTAACAATGCTGTTTTATTTTCTTTTTCTGGTTCATGATTTTTACTTGTCTGCTTTTTCACTTCGATTATTTTGACATCTGGTTCTAATTGATGTATTTCTTCTGTTGCTTGCTTTTCAATCGTTTCAATGACAGCTTTATCTGCATCGATCATCATTTTTCCAGTCGCAAAATTGACCGATGCTTCTTTTACGCCAGGTATTGCTTGTACTTTTTTTTCGATTTTCATCGCACAATTTGCGCAATCTAAACCTTCTAATTGATAACTTTTCATTTTAAGTCCCTCCTTACTAAACATATGACTATCTCTTCATAAGTTATTATACATGAATGAGTATTCATATGTCAAATCATAGTAACAACGGATCATGATTTAAGTATCGTTCGGGAGAATCATTATTTCTTTAAGGTGTAAAAGAAGTTTCTTATGTAAAAGTGACGAATGATAAACTTTTTACAATAGAAAATAAAGGAGAATATCTTTGAAAGATCAAAAGATAAGGAGAAGAAATATGCTTGGTTTTGACGGACAATACCATCAATTGGCACTTGCTCTAAGATTAGGAAATGCAGCAGCGTTTGAAGTTGTAGGTGCAGACGGGAAAAAGAATTACCAATTTTTATTTTCAAGATTTATCAAAATGATCGAAAATGATGTTGATCATGCCTTGATCAATGAAACGCAAAAAACTAAAGTGATCCAGTCTTTAAAAAGTACGATTACATACTACGAAATGAAAAAACCGGCAGAATTGCAACAGGAAATCGAAAATCTGAAAAAAAATGATCCAGCGAGTTTTATGATTATTCCTTCATACATTGTAAGTCCTTCTTATCATCATAATCATATTTATACTTTGATCATCTATAAGCAAGAACATGACTATCTTGTCGCTAAAATAGATAAATTTGCGGCAAATACCAACATGGGTAATCAGTTATCAACTATCCCAGCAGATCATTTGGAAACGTTAAGTAAAATACTTTTTGCTACAAAACTCGAACATCATAGCGAATCTAAAGTCAATATCATTGATGCAATCAACCAACTCTCAGAAACGCCACCAAAGAATCTTGATTTTGACATGAGAGGATATGCGCTAATTCCTGTTTGCCCCATCTTAGAACCACTTACTGCCTTTCGAAGTGTCCTTCATCATTGCCAAGAGGCTACATTCACGCCCCCCTTTGCTGAAGGCAAAGTAAAACCAAAATTTTGTACATCAATAGCATTTCGCAAACGTTTCTATCAGACTTTTCTAGGTGAAAAAACAAAGCATAATGAAAAATTTTCCCAGCTATGGAAACATTATGAACAGCGAAAAAACATCACTGGTCTAAAAGAAACTATCTCAAGAGATGACTTTGTTGAAATTTCGAATGATTTCGTAAAGAAAGTCTACCAAGATCCTAGAACACCTAAAACATTTGTTAAAAATCAATCCGTCGAGGTCGCACCTTATTATTATCATGTTTTTTATGATGATTCCAGACGATTGAAACCATTGGATGCTCACATCAGCGCAATCATTGATGGAACGGATCAATCATCAAAAGAGGCCTATCGACGAAAAGTAAAAGTTAAGAGCCAGCGATTTGGTGCAACAGTCAAAACATTCAGAGAAAGGATTTTTTCTGATAGACAGACCTCCAAAAGTAACTCCACAGACGTGCTAAGTCCAACTTCTCCAACACATCCGTCCCTTACACAAGCAAATTTTAATCATCGCATAGTAGACGCAACCAACAAATCGAATTTTTTGAGTAAGCAAATACCTAAAAAACATACAGATATCACTCGCTAAGTGTAAAAAAAAGTAACTCTTTCGACAGACAAACAACTGTGCAAGAGAGTTACTTTTATATTTAGTGACTATTTAAACGATTTCTGCCCCAAACGGCATCAGCGCTAGGCGGGCTAATTTGAAGGACTGCTTTGCAAAA from Enterococcus mundtii includes the following:
- a CDS encoding APC family permease, which translates into the protein MNEKQLRWFTVALIAFNMVWGMGNVVNNYAQQGISVITSWLLILAIYFIPYALIVGQLGSAFKDSKGGVSSWVENTTSNKRLAYYAAWTYWVVHIPYLAQKPQAILIAAGWAVQGNGDIVNTMSVQMVAVISLIIFLAFLYLSTKGLSTLKVIGGLAGTAMFVMSLLFILLAVTAPFINPTMEFATANMNQVKTYIPKFDFSYFTTVSMLVFAVGGAEKISPYVNSTRNPAKEFPKGMIFLAAMVGICAVLGSVAMGMLFASDNIPKDLMANGAYSAFQILGNYYGIGNALMIIYALTNMVGQISALAFSIDAPLKILLADADPEFVPSWLRKRNRKGTLVNGYMLTGILVGIIILLPIIGIKDMNELVKWLTNLNSVVMPMRYLWVFLAYMMLNKAYKKFTSEYKFVKNPKVGFIFGAWCFAFTAFACVLGMVPKVEYAADPKAWWFQLISNIVTPIILILLGMILPAIARRDNKKNPLKEPVSQL
- the copZ gene encoding copper chaperone CopZ encodes the protein MKTKVTIKGMSCKHCVARVEETVNALPGVKKINVNLKKEIGTVSLDETVIQPSTVCQAINDLGYQAEVI
- a CDS encoding heavy metal translocating P-type ATPase; translated protein: MEHPAKKDTLVITGMTCANCAARIEKELNEQPGVLSATVNLATEKATINYQEVSIEELIQSVETIGYGAILYDEAHKQKIAEEKQTYLTKMKRDVIIGALLALPMMIAMIAMMLGFHGTLVHFFHDPWVQLILAIPVQFYIGWRFYEGAYHAIKTNAPNMDVLVAIGTTAAFALSVYNGFFSTHSSDLYFESSNMIITLILLGKYLEHTAKSKTGDAIKQLMSLQKKTAQVIKNGEEKTIPIEEVAIGDILLVRPGEQIPTDGKVIKGDSAIDEGMLTGESVPVEKKTGDLLFGGTINSTGILEMTVTQVGKGTVLSQIIQMVEDAQGSKAPIQKIADKISGIFVPIVLVIAFVTLIATGLISGNWELAVIHSVSVLVIACPCALGLATPTAIMVGTGLGARKGILIKGGEALEAATHLDTILLDKTGTITQGKPVVTDVIGDEEVLTISTTLEQGSEHPLGKAIVTYGKEQSITTLPVLQAKAHPGAGISGEINGTSYFIGTRKRLVEMNVSFEAYQEQALQLEGQGKTVMFLADDRQVLGMIAVADQIKEHARSAIQRLQAQGLAVYMVTGDNQSVATTIGKEVGISPEHIFAEVLPDEKAGYVEKLQKEGKQVGMVGDGINDAPALALANVGIAMGSGTDIAMETADVTLMNSQLSSIGQTIELSSVTLKKIKQNLFWAFIYNTIGIPFAAFGLLNPIIAGGAMAFSSISVLLNSLSLNQKMKK
- a CDS encoding topology modulation protein, translating into MKIMIIGQSGAGKSTLARSLQATTGSPLLALDRLWLATDYGKAAKQWLLKEQEKFMAENKDWIIEGNYLSIAKDRIEQADLILMLRLPRYRAMYRVIKRSLKRKVDKSTRPDVPEEFIEKFDKEYLDFLLFVWRFKNEREPLAIKKIYEQGAEEKLVILNGSRQQKKFLEQWRSKSS
- a CDS encoding CopY/TcrY family copper transport repressor, translated to MEEVKKPIKISDSEWEIMRVIWTLGDTTAQEITQILSESMGWKAATVKTLLGRLVKKEAIWTEQEGKKFIYHPAVSETDTVQSAAENLFSHICAKKIGETIADLVSEATLTQSDIDQIMAELKKKEPVTNIQCNCIPGQCHCHQNN
- a CDS encoding heavy metal translocating P-type ATPase: MKSYQLEGLDCANCAMKIEKKVQAIPGVKEASVNFATGKMMIDADKAVIETIEKQATEEIHQLEPDVKIIEVKKQTSKNHEPEKENKTALLRIAIASLSLLLLFLWKPAEPIRFITFLAIFVLIGFDVIKQAFVNIRKGQVFDENFLMSIATIGAMMIGEYPEAVAVMLFYQIGEYFQHFAVDQSRRSIRELMAIRPEVAHVITETGLVNKQPEEVRIGESVMVKPGERIPLDGTILKGQSLVDTSALTGESLPKEVMSGENVLSGFINKTHPLTIEVKKNYENSTISKLLELVETASSKKAPAEKFITKFARYYTPIVVALAVLLATVPPLLFEGDFSEWIYRALTFLVISCPCALVISVPLSFFGGIGGASKRGILVKGGNYLELLARTETVVFDKTGTLTKGDFAVQKVVSTIDEKAFMKYVASLENLSTHPIAKAVMDTYSGPLYEIEEPVEIAGEGINAQVKGQEVLVGNQKLLARYGVEQPENHEIGTMIYLAIDSQLMGYLVIADTIKADATFAIETLKKVGVKKTVMLTGDAKTIAEQVAKEVRVDAVYSELLPEDKVEKLEALMNETTQKTAFVGDGINDAPVLARADVGIAMGGLGSDAAIEAADVVIMNDEPSKLAEAIQISRKTLKIVKQNIAFAIGVKVIVLVLGAIGFASMGNAVFADVGVTLIAVLNAMRGLSVKKVK